The genomic interval cGTCGAGACAAAACTCCGTCTGTTCCACCCAGCATTCAATCAGCCCCACAACGTCGCCTCGACACTCGCGTACGTCTGTCTACTCGTTCCAGTCGCGGTCGTCAGTGGCGCTTTCTGAGCCCGGAAGCCTTGTGCTGCCCAAACGACAGCCGTCccagaaggaaaagaaggccGCCAACCGCAAGAAGATTCTGCAAAACCAGTCGTTTgttgacgacgacgatgaggacgCCATCGACATTGACGATCTCAGCGCATGGAACATCCCCCTAGCGCCCTCGCTCTACCAAAAGACCCGGGAGTCGTCCTCCAAGCTGGCGCTGGAAACCCTCGGAGCCGCCTCCCACACAAACCTCCCTAACCAGtcacaacaacaacaacaacaacaacaacttcaTAGCATTAATCACAACCCCAACCACAACATGAACGCGCCGTCGCCGGCCATGGACTCTTCTGCCAACTCAACCACATCCACCATGCTATCCTCCGACGACCCCAACACCCCCGACGGCTCCTTCTCCGTCCCCCGCATCATGGACATGTCATCGCTGTTCGACTCGCTGTCGCCCATAGCCCAGGAGCTCTCGGTGGCCTTCACCGAGTCGCCCAAGGCCCTGCAACACGAGCAGAAGATTGAGCTAGCCCAGAACCGCCACTCCAGCGGTTCCACCCACTCAGCgtcgtcattgtcgtcCCCAGCGTCCTGCACCCGTCCGGCCTTTCTGCCCCCCAAGGACCgcaaggaggaaaagaagcaTCTGCGCGAGTACCAGCGCATGGTTGAGGAGCGAGCGGCGGTGGAAAAGGCCCttgctgccaaggaggcGAAGCGACAGAGCGAGCGAGCCGCCCGACAGCGCGAAAACGCGTTCCAGTGGAAGACGGAAATCATCCCCAACTTCCACACTGCCATCCAAAACCCAGCCACCCGCGAGCTGTGGTGGGCCGGCGTGCCCTCGGCCTCGCGAGGCTTTGTGTGGACCGAGCGAATTGGCAACGCGCTGGAGCTGTCTCAACCGCAGTTTGACAAGTTCAGCAAAAAATCGGCCACCAAGTCCGTCGAGTTTGCCGACGTGGATCTCGACTCGGTGTACCCGGAGCTCAAGATGTTCGGCGCCGGATGTCCCTACCATGACGATCTGGACGCCGTTCTGCGGGCCCAC from Yarrowia lipolytica chromosome 1F, complete sequence carries:
- a CDS encoding uncharacterized protein (Compare to YALI0F12573g, some similarities with uniprot|Q03761 Saccharomyces cerevisiae YDR145w TAF61 TFIID and SAGA) translates to MSMCDFEEVSLNTNYRRFASASTSTSTLTSYSSVSLAGDNKKDRTLSGRLSRVSSTTSLATEPPAPRPNKHKKTSNKYRNSSLSNLSKLDAIDDVPAPHQQHQQQQQQQQRPSRQNSVCSTQHSISPTTSPRHSRTSVYSFQSRSSVALSEPGSLVLPKRQPSQKEKKAANRKKILQNQSFVDDDDEDAIDIDDLSAWNIPLAPSLYQKTRESSSKLALETLGAASHTNLPNQSQQQQQQQQLHSINHNPNHNMNAPSPAMDSSANSTTSTMLSSDDPNTPDGSFSVPRIMDMSSLFDSLSPIAQELSVAFTESPKALQHEQKIELAQNRHSSGSTHSASSLSSPASCTRPAFLPPKDRKEEKKHLREYQRMVEERAAVEKALAAKEAKRQSERAARQRENAFQWKTEIIPNFHTAIQNPATRELWWAGVPSASRGFVWTERIGNALELSQPQFDKFSKKSATKSVEFADVDLDSVYPELKMFGAGCPYHDDLDAVLRAHTAYWAARDANANPHTNKVACAAASLILALGSPFQSWVALENLLTRGHLIRPMFARDEQALIACYTSFLKVFSTRLPSLYRHFQSQNVSPSAYLTPLVMSLFTEQFSLDVTFRIWDVMLFEGDSFMFRVALATLAKLEPCLYGSKEEIMAQLRSDKLQQETEDDFMDAVRQVLRVSQ